In a genomic window of Hippoglossus stenolepis isolate QCI-W04-F060 chromosome 17, HSTE1.2, whole genome shotgun sequence:
- the hsf1 gene encoding heat shock factor protein 1, which produces MEFPGGGAVLPGGNVPAFLTKLWTLVEDPDTDPLICWSPSGTSFHVFDQGRFSKEVLPKFFKHNNMASFIRQLNMYGFRKVVHIEHSGLVKPERDDTEFQHPFFIRGQEHLLENIKRKVTNVSSSVRQEEVKVATDEVNKILTDVQLMKGKQETIDSRIVAMKHENEALWREVASLRQKHTQQQKVVNKLIQFLVSLIQTNRILGVKRKIPLMLNDSSPAHSMPKYSRQFSLEHMQAAANLFSADSPVSSGPIISDITEVAIPIIEDAATDWTDAGESQLINIKEEPGSPEVEVCPVLEGGASPVDTPLSPTTFINSILQDNETLPTANTSTANASPAIVLMSPASSGPLPPSPTGQSPASIPTSNSSPATDQHKCQTLACIDRPSPSAGGFSPDVWRFVSTQPDKSELLDHVDTMENSLENLQNILNTQTFTFDTSPIIEFFSSPCSSGDFDLDCLDNLLAEDAPKGSDGSSDTGKQLVQYSATPVLMSEPINLGEDGADLPSLLELEAEPFLTSDPSADDPAAALLSHTHLDSDL; this is translated from the exons AGTGGAACCAGCTTCCATGTTTTTGATCAGGGTCGGTTCTCGAAAGAAGTTCTACCCAAGTTcttcaaacacaacaacatggcCAGCTTCATTCGACAGCTTAACATGT ATGGCTTCCGTAAAGTGGTGCACATCGAGCACAGTGGTTTAGTGAAACCAGAGAGAGATGACACTGAGTTCCAACATCCGTTCTTCATCAGAGGACAAGAACACCTGCTGGAGAACATCAAACGCAAAGTCACCAAC GTGTCTTCGTCAGTGCgtcaggaggaagtgaaggtcGCTACAGATGAAGTGAATAAAATCCTGACCGACGTCCAGCTGATGAagggaaaacaggaaaccatcGACTCTAGGATCGTTGCCATGAAACA TGAAAATGAGGCTCTGTGGAGGGAGGTGGCCAgtctgagacagaaacacactcagcaACAGAAGGTCGTCAACAAG tTGATCCAGTTTCTGGTGTCTCTCATCCAAACCAACAGGATCTTGGGAGTCAAGAGGAAGAT TCCTCTGATGCTGAATGACTCCAGCCCCGCCCACTCCATGCCTAAGTACAGTCGGCAGTTCTCATTGGAGCACATGCAG GCTGCAGCCAATCTGTTCTCAGCTGACTCCCCTGTATCCTCTGGGCCAATCATCTCTGACATCACAGAGGTGGCCATACCCATCATAGAGGACGCAGCCACTGACTGGACGGACGCAGG AGAGAGCCAATTAATTAACATCAAAGAGGAGCCAGGAAGTCCTGAGGTGGAGGTGTGTCCTGTTCTGGAAGGTGGGGCTTCACCTGTAGACACACCCCTCTCCCCCACCACTTTCATCAATTCCATCCTACAAGACAACGAGACGCTGCCGACCGCCAACACCTCCACCGCCAACGCTTCGCCAG CCATTGTTCTGATGAGCCCGGCCTCCTCTGGGCCCCTCCCACCGTCACCAACCGGCCAATCACCTGCCTCCATTCCCACCTCGAACTCCAGTCCAGCCACTGATCAGCATAAATGTCAGACCCTCGCCTGCATCGACCG ACCCTCCCCCTCTGCAGGTGGATTCTCTCCTGACGTGTGGCGCTTCGTATCAACTCAACCTGACAA GTCTGAACTGTTGGACCATGTGGACACTATGGAGAACAGTCTAGAAAACCTACAGAACATCCTCAATACACAAACCTTCACCTTCGACACCTCCCCCATCATCGAG TTTTTCAGTTCACCCTGTTCCTCCGGAGACTTTGACCTCGACTGTTTGGACAAT CTGCTGGCTGAAGACGCTCCGAAAGGAAGTGATGGAAGCAGCGACACAg GGAAACAGCTGGTGCAGTACTCTGCCACACCTGTGTTGATGTCTGAACCAATCAACCTTGGGGAGGATGGGGCTGACCTGCCGtcgctgctggagctggaggcggAGCCTTTCCTTACGTCAGACCCATCGGCTGATGACCCCGCGGCCGCCCTGTTGAGTCACACCCACCTggactctgacctttga